Proteins encoded in a region of the Planctomycetaceae bacterium genome:
- a CDS encoding substrate-binding domain-containing protein codes for MSNGLCAIVLLMLMLNGCAARAPKEFDATYGNGSRQLVVATGSPGELGLLKVLAEEFSKDNDVAVCWRKAGTGDSLRLLHDRKADVVMVHGPAEEKKAVSEGWAVHRTLIGSNEFYLVGPHEDPAKVQSTNSVAEAFARIARSRAKFFSRADNSGTHKKEMAIWQKTRIVPAGDWYVPTKSFMIASLMRANDERGYFLTDSSTWIACRDRAANLKIVLKGDPFIVNVYHAYRQPAQPGSAQSPAAEFLDFLACEKAQKTIREFGRDRYGEGLYNDADYARKFE; via the coding sequence ATGAGCAATGGATTATGCGCGATTGTGCTGCTGATGCTGATGCTGAACGGCTGTGCCGCGCGGGCTCCGAAGGAATTTGATGCAACTTATGGCAATGGCTCGCGGCAGTTGGTCGTGGCAACCGGAAGCCCCGGTGAACTGGGCCTGCTCAAAGTGCTCGCCGAGGAGTTTTCAAAGGACAATGACGTTGCGGTTTGCTGGCGAAAGGCCGGTACCGGCGATTCGCTGCGGTTGCTTCACGACCGCAAGGCCGACGTCGTCATGGTCCACGGCCCGGCGGAGGAGAAGAAGGCTGTCAGCGAAGGCTGGGCAGTTCATCGGACCTTGATCGGGTCCAATGAGTTCTACCTGGTCGGTCCGCACGAGGACCCGGCCAAGGTTCAATCCACCAACAGTGTGGCTGAGGCTTTTGCGAGAATCGCCCGGTCGCGAGCGAAATTCTTCTCTCGGGCCGACAACTCCGGCACGCATAAGAAAGAGATGGCGATCTGGCAGAAGACCCGCATCGTGCCGGCCGGCGACTGGTACGTGCCTACGAAGTCCTTCATGATCGCCTCGTTGATGCGGGCCAACGACGAACGGGGCTACTTCTTGACCGACAGCAGCACGTGGATCGCCTGCCGGGACCGGGCCGCGAACCTCAAGATTGTCCTCAAGGGCGACCCCTTCATCGTCAACGTCTACCACGCCTACCGTCAGCCGGCACAGCCCGGATCGGCCCAGAGCCCAGCCGCAGAGTTTCTGGACTTCCTGGCCTGCGAAAAGGCGCAGAAGACCATCCGCGAGTTCGGCAGAGATCGCTACGGCGAAGGGCTCTACAACGACGCCGACTATGCCAGGAAGTTCGAGTAA
- a CDS encoding AI-2E family transporter translates to MGGNSQSSVSARTALILWAVAALVVVVLAVVHAAAQVLLLTFAGVLLGTSLRGLALVVSRTFHWPVGWSLAGCLVALAALIVGVGFWIGPNIANQGAVLAEELENAYRSLQDNAPGIADSVFGVTSSVAEQAGQYAVKAAGLLASALGVIGSMVFVFFIAIYLAVGPGQYSQGVVRLVPPSRRQEAGDLLESLATTLRRWLLGRLVSMTAVGLATTLGLWALGIPLPVTLGLLAGLLGFVPNIGPLVSAVPAVLLALTVSLWHGVYVGILYMGVNLADGYLLTPWVQKRAVSLPPALILIAQVVFGALWGVLGVMLATPIMACLIVLVRRLYVEGALEKPPRGAA, encoded by the coding sequence ATGGGCGGCAATTCACAATCTTCGGTTTCGGCGCGGACGGCTCTGATTCTATGGGCGGTGGCGGCGCTGGTCGTCGTGGTCCTGGCGGTGGTCCATGCGGCCGCACAGGTCCTTCTGCTGACCTTCGCCGGGGTCCTGCTGGGCACGTCGCTGCGCGGCTTGGCGCTGGTCGTTTCGCGCACGTTCCATTGGCCGGTCGGGTGGAGCCTGGCGGGCTGCCTGGTCGCGTTGGCGGCCTTGATCGTCGGCGTGGGGTTCTGGATCGGGCCTAACATCGCCAATCAGGGCGCGGTGTTGGCCGAAGAACTGGAAAACGCCTACCGGAGCCTGCAGGACAATGCGCCGGGAATAGCCGACAGCGTCTTCGGCGTCACTAGCAGCGTCGCCGAGCAGGCCGGACAGTACGCGGTCAAGGCCGCAGGTCTGCTGGCGTCGGCGCTGGGCGTGATCGGCTCGATGGTGTTCGTGTTCTTTATCGCCATTTACCTTGCGGTCGGGCCGGGGCAGTACAGCCAGGGCGTGGTGCGCCTGGTTCCGCCGTCGCGGCGACAGGAGGCCGGGGACCTTTTGGAGAGTCTTGCCACCACGCTGCGCCGCTGGCTGCTGGGGCGGCTGGTTTCGATGACGGCCGTGGGGCTGGCGACGACGTTGGGCTTATGGGCGCTGGGGATTCCACTGCCGGTGACTTTGGGACTGCTGGCGGGCCTGCTGGGCTTCGTGCCGAATATTGGCCCGCTGGTATCGGCCGTGCCGGCGGTTCTGCTGGCCCTGACGGTCAGCTTGTGGCACGGCGTGTATGTCGGGATTCTATACATGGGAGTCAACCTCGCCGACGGATACCTCCTGACGCCATGGGTGCAGAAGCGGGCGGTCTCGCTGCCGCCGGCGCTGATCCTGATCGCTCAGGTGGTTTTCGGCGCTCTATGGGGCGTGCTGGGCGTGATGCTGGCCACGCCGATCATGGCCTGCCTGATCGTCCTGGTGCGCAGACTCTATGTCGAAGGCGCGCTGGAGAAACCCCCGCGCGGGGCGGCATAG
- a CDS encoding PQQ-binding-like beta-propeller repeat protein produces MYRRIAALSWAGVLILAVLPVKASGAETAKAVLSDPDIRQGLCVLVGIDDAAAAVEIARGGNYLVQGLAGGDAAVAKLRAAATARKLHGCVSFDRLNGGRLPYADSLVNVLVVERAGEVSVAEMHRVLAPYGTLLLRQGAAPGTVAAVKAGGFPQAEPAAAWVRAVKPWPGGMDEWPQRRHDASRNPVSADRHVAPPVSLRWLTGPAHRQRAGAVLSGGGRNFYPGEYIRDAFNGLPIRPQQYRLEVSAVAGGLLYTPGADGVLAAVDAVSGKVLRTYPPIKNIKDLLLVDGKLFFAGEQGLGCVEAADGKLLWQRGREKPVLVLVSGEGKVFCQDAAQAVFAVDAADGRELWTLVDKVFGQPADKVPGGLLFYHQGLILCKQDRAMFRAYAAKDGAKVWEYPRMTIGFHPVAAGGLIWLGYSGAVDGLDVASGQKQRTSACPSAMCSIGGAATEQYLIGGLPMGFSSTRTGELTPVRFGRNGCRTDPATLVGNALTYIYPKSCVCYAQVRGYAAFSSQAVAVDESPLESGPAFAAAAGAGADEPWPTFRRDGSRSGVTHEGITLPLAVRWQAQLEDQAPPQWLVRDWSENPFNGGRLTPPVVGGGTVVVALRDSHRVAAVDARTGQTRWTFTAGGRIHMPPTIAAGRCVFGCADGYVYALALTDGTLAWRRRVAPAEMRIVAQGQLESPWPAPGGVLVRDGRVIVAAGRHSGLQPGMIAMALGLTDGQVLWRTPWSAEGLTGLAARDCEADVPVSVGSAVRLGHTAWLLDAGTGRRVAMKDLPAATAISTVKGGFLDVSWSQPAGPGRHGSGQQVVQLERQETSEARGPKGRLALLDGQGAIVFRDGARRGEASVAAFTLDEAPRWTIPAPGGFTPTAMIAAGDAVIAAGTQAGVNVLWVASMSHRKEIARVELPAPPVTEGLAAAYGNVYVALADGRLLCLGAAKD; encoded by the coding sequence ATGTACCGACGGATCGCAGCGCTATCGTGGGCCGGGGTGCTGATCCTGGCAGTTTTGCCTGTCAAAGCCTCGGGCGCCGAAACGGCCAAGGCCGTGCTGTCGGACCCGGACATCAGGCAGGGTCTGTGCGTGCTGGTGGGCATCGACGACGCCGCAGCCGCGGTCGAGATCGCCCGGGGCGGCAACTACCTCGTCCAGGGACTGGCCGGCGGCGACGCGGCGGTGGCGAAGCTGCGCGCGGCGGCTACGGCCCGCAAGCTCCACGGGTGCGTCTCCTTTGATCGCCTCAACGGCGGGCGGCTGCCCTATGCCGACAGCCTGGTCAACGTGCTGGTGGTCGAGCGCGCGGGCGAGGTGAGCGTAGCCGAGATGCACCGCGTGCTGGCCCCCTACGGAACGCTCCTGCTGCGGCAAGGGGCGGCGCCGGGCACAGTGGCGGCGGTCAAAGCCGGCGGCTTCCCCCAGGCCGAGCCGGCAGCCGCATGGGTCCGGGCGGTCAAGCCCTGGCCTGGGGGGATGGACGAGTGGCCCCAGCGTCGCCACGACGCGTCTCGCAACCCCGTCAGTGCGGACAGGCACGTCGCGCCGCCGGTGTCGCTGCGGTGGCTGACCGGGCCGGCGCACCGCCAGCGGGCGGGGGCGGTCCTCAGCGGCGGCGGGCGCAACTTCTACCCCGGCGAGTACATCCGCGACGCCTTTAACGGCCTGCCGATCCGCCCCCAGCAGTACCGCCTGGAAGTCAGCGCGGTCGCCGGCGGGCTGCTTTACACGCCCGGGGCCGACGGCGTGCTGGCGGCGGTAGACGCCGTCAGCGGCAAGGTCCTGCGGACCTATCCGCCGATCAAGAACATCAAGGACCTTCTCCTCGTCGACGGCAAGCTCTTCTTCGCCGGCGAGCAGGGCCTGGGGTGCGTCGAGGCCGCCGACGGCAAACTCCTCTGGCAGCGCGGGCGGGAGAAGCCGGTGCTGGTGCTCGTCAGCGGCGAGGGCAAGGTCTTCTGCCAGGATGCCGCGCAGGCGGTCTTCGCGGTGGATGCAGCCGACGGACGCGAGTTGTGGACGCTGGTCGACAAGGTCTTCGGTCAACCGGCCGACAAGGTCCCCGGCGGGCTGCTGTTCTACCACCAGGGACTGATCCTGTGCAAACAGGACCGGGCGATGTTCCGCGCCTATGCGGCCAAAGACGGCGCCAAGGTCTGGGAGTATCCCCGCATGACGATTGGTTTTCATCCCGTGGCCGCCGGCGGGCTGATCTGGCTTGGATACTCAGGAGCCGTGGACGGGCTCGATGTCGCCAGCGGCCAGAAGCAGCGTACCAGCGCGTGCCCGTCGGCGATGTGTTCGATCGGCGGGGCCGCGACGGAGCAGTACCTCATCGGCGGTCTGCCGATGGGATTTTCGAGCACCCGCACGGGCGAGTTGACGCCGGTGCGGTTCGGGCGCAACGGCTGCAGGACCGACCCGGCGACGCTGGTGGGCAACGCGTTGACGTACATCTATCCCAAGTCCTGCGTCTGTTACGCCCAGGTGCGGGGATACGCCGCGTTTTCCTCGCAGGCGGTGGCGGTCGACGAGTCGCCGCTGGAAAGCGGCCCAGCCTTCGCCGCCGCGGCGGGGGCGGGCGCCGACGAGCCCTGGCCGACGTTTCGCCGCGACGGCTCGCGCAGCGGCGTCACGCACGAAGGCATTACCCTGCCGCTGGCCGTGCGATGGCAGGCCCAGCTCGAGGACCAGGCCCCGCCGCAGTGGCTCGTGCGCGACTGGAGCGAGAACCCCTTCAACGGCGGACGCCTGACGCCGCCGGTGGTCGGCGGGGGAACGGTCGTCGTGGCCCTGCGCGACTCGCACCGCGTCGCCGCCGTGGACGCCCGAACCGGTCAGACGCGATGGACATTCACCGCCGGCGGACGGATCCACATGCCCCCAACCATCGCCGCCGGCCGGTGCGTCTTCGGCTGCGCTGACGGATACGTCTATGCCCTGGCTTTGACAGATGGCACGCTGGCGTGGCGCCGCCGCGTGGCGCCGGCCGAGATGCGCATCGTCGCCCAAGGCCAACTCGAATCGCCCTGGCCGGCGCCCGGCGGCGTCCTGGTGCGGGACGGGCGGGTGATCGTTGCCGCCGGACGCCACAGCGGTCTGCAGCCGGGCATGATCGCCATGGCGCTGGGTCTGACCGACGGGCAGGTGCTCTGGCGCACGCCCTGGAGCGCGGAAGGGCTCACCGGCCTCGCCGCACGCGATTGCGAAGCGGATGTTCCCGTCAGCGTCGGCAGCGCTGTCCGCCTGGGCCACACCGCATGGCTGCTCGACGCGGGCACCGGCCGGAGGGTTGCGATGAAGGATCTGCCGGCGGCAACGGCCATCTCCACGGTCAAAGGTGGTTTTCTGGATGTCAGTTGGAGCCAGCCTGCCGGTCCGGGGCGACACGGCAGCGGCCAGCAGGTCGTCCAGCTTGAGCGGCAGGAGACCTCCGAGGCTCGCGGCCCCAAGGGTCGCCTGGCGCTGCTCGACGGGCAGGGAGCCATCGTCTTCCGCGACGGTGCTCGGCGCGGCGAGGCGTCCGTGGCGGCCTTCACGCTGGACGAGGCGCCGCGTTGGACGATTCCCGCCCCGGGCGGGTTCACCCCCACGGCGATGATCGCGGCGGGCGATGCCGTCATCGCCGCCGGGACGCAGGCCGGCGTGAACGTTCTGTGGGTCGCCTCGATGTCCCATCGCAAGGAGATCGCCCGTGTGGAACTGCCGGCCCCTCCCGTGACGGAAGGTCTGGCCGCGGCCTATGGCAACGTCTACGTGGCCCTGGCCGACGGGCGCTTGCTGTGCCTGGGGGCAGCGAAGGACTAG